The Sphaeramia orbicularis chromosome 16, fSphaOr1.1, whole genome shotgun sequence genome window below encodes:
- the LOC115436276 gene encoding protein NLRC3-like: KNELKKFHQVLSTDYPECLESLKDEDEEERRSSEAFLKITLNFLRWMKQEELAERLQSGVQRKLKRNLQQKFECVFEGIAKAGNPKTLLNQIYTELYITEGGATEVNQDHEVRQIEAASRTSHRPPTTITCEDIFKTPPDRDQPIRTVLTKGVAGIGKTVLTQKFSLDWAEDKANQDIHFIFPFTFRELNVLKQKKFSLVELVHHFFIETKEAGIWIFEDLQVVFILDGLDECRPPLDFNNTQILTDVTESTSVDVLLMNLIRGNLLPSARLWITTRPAAANQIPAQCVDMVTEVRGFTDPQKEEYFRKRFTDEEQTNTIISHIKTSQSVHIMCHIPIFCWITATVLEDVLKTTDRRQLPKTLTEMYIHFLVVQAKLKNVKYDGRSETDPPWSPETRKMIESLGKLAFEQLKKGNLIFYESDLTECGIDISSASVYSGVFTEVFREERGLYQDQRFCFIHLSVQEFVAALHVHQIFINTGVNLLSEEQTTSQRSGSAQTQFYQTAVDQALQSPNGHLDLFLRFLLGLSLQTNQNLLQSLVKPTGSSSETKKKTAKYIKEKINDKLSVEKSINLFHCLNELEDRSLGNQVQWYLKRGGVEFPSPAQWSALVFMLLSSDKDLDEFDLNKYSGSEKALLNLLPVVKASNKAV, translated from the exons aagaacgaactgaagaagttccaccaggttctgagtacagattacccagaatgcttagagagtctgaaggatgaggatgaagaggagaggaggagctcagaggcttttctgaagatcacactgaacttcctgaggtggatgaagcaggaggagctggctgaacgtct tcagtctggagttcagcggaaactgaaacgtaacctgcagcagaagtttgagtgtgtgtttgagggcatcgctaaagcaggaaaccccaaaaccctcctgaaccagatctacacagagctctacatcacagagggaggggctacagaggtcaaccaggaccatgaggtcagacagattgaagcAGCATCCAGGACctcacacagaccaccaacaaccatcacatgtgaagacatctttaaaacaccacctgacagagatcaaccaatcagaacagtgctgacaaagggcgtggccggcatcgggaaaacagtcttaacacagaagttcagtctggactgggctgaagacaaagccaaccaggacatccacttcatatttccattcaccttcagagagctgaatgtgctgaaacagaagaagttcagcttggtggaactggttcatcacttcttcattgaaaccaaagaagcaggaatctggatctttgaagacctccaggtggtgttcatcttagatggtctggatgagtgtcgacctcctctggacttcaacaacactcagatcctgactgatgttacagagtccacctcagtggatgtgctgctgatgaacctcatcagggggaacctgcttccctctgctcgcctctggataaccacacgacctgcagcagccaatcagatccctgctcaatgtgttgacatggtgacagaggtcagagggttcactgacccacagaaggaagagtacttcaggaagaggttcacagatgaagaacagaccaacacaatcatctcccacatcaagacgtcacaaagcgtccacatcatgtgtcacatcccaatcttctgctggatcactgctacagttctggaggacgtgttgaagaccacagacagaagacaactgcccaagaccctgactgagatgtacatccacttcctggtggttcaggccaaactgaagaacgtcaagtatgatggaagatctgagacagatccaccctggagtccagagaccaggaagatgattgagtctctgggaaaactggcctttgagcagctgaagaaaggaaacctgatcttctatgaatcagacctgacagagtgtggcatcgatatcagctcagcctcagtgtactcaggagtgttcacagaggtctttagagaggagagaggactgtaccaggaccagaggttctgcttcatccatctaagtgtccaggagtttgtggctgctcttcatgtccaccagatcttcatcaacactggagtcaatctgctgtcagaagaacaaaccacatcccagaggtctggatctgcacagacacagttctaccagaccgctgtggaccaggccttacagagtccaaatggacacctggacctgttccttcgcttcctcctgggtctatcactgcagaccaatcagaaTCTCCTCCAAAGTCTGGTGAAACCAACAGGAAGTAGCTCAGAGACCAAGAAGAAGACAGCTAAGTACATCAAGGAGAAGATCAATGATAAACTGTCTGTAGagaaaagcatcaacctgttccactgtctgaatgaactggaggatcgaTCTCTGGGGAATCAGGTCCAATGGTATCTGAAACGTGGAGGTGTCGAGTTTccgtctcctgctcagtggtcagctctggtcttcatgttactgtcatcagataaagatctggatgagtttgacctgaacaaatactctGGCTCAGAGAAGGCTCTTCTGAATTTGCTGCCAgtcgtcaaagcctccaacaaagctgtgtga